One window from the genome of Alkalihalobacillus sp. LMS6 encodes:
- the dapG gene encoding aspartate kinase, producing the protein MKIIVQKFGGTSVKSKESRDHAIKHVQKAVNEGYKVVVVVSAMGRSGDPYATDTLLSLVHKAHISKREQDLLVSCGETISSVVFSEQLNAHGVHAEAMTGAKAGFVTNEEFQNAKIKEMKCDHLLKTLEACDVVVVTGFQGQSKSGETTTLGRGGSDTSATALGAAIQAEYVDIFTDVEGVMTADPRIVEDARALETMSYNEICNMAYQGAKVIHPRAVEIAMQAKIPIRVRSTYSESEGTLVNSGMLSQGMDIHERMITGIAHVANVTQIKVSAKEGQFDLQENVFKSMAKAGISVDFINISPSGVMYTVMDEAADDALEILTNLGYKPQLQKGCAKVSAVGAGMTGVPGVAARIVSALSGENIQILQSADSHTTIWVLVKNQDMSKAVNALHKMFQLNEVIA; encoded by the coding sequence ATGAAAATTATTGTACAAAAATTCGGTGGTACATCCGTAAAATCAAAAGAATCAAGAGATCACGCGATCAAGCACGTACAAAAAGCGGTTAATGAAGGCTATAAAGTGGTTGTGGTTGTATCGGCAATGGGACGAAGTGGCGATCCGTATGCAACCGACACATTGCTCTCTTTAGTTCATAAAGCACACATCTCAAAGCGCGAACAAGATTTACTTGTTTCTTGTGGAGAGACGATTTCTTCGGTCGTATTTTCAGAGCAATTAAATGCTCATGGTGTGCATGCTGAAGCCATGACAGGTGCAAAAGCAGGTTTTGTGACGAACGAAGAGTTTCAAAACGCAAAAATTAAAGAAATGAAATGTGATCATCTTTTAAAGACGTTGGAAGCGTGCGATGTTGTGGTTGTGACCGGCTTTCAAGGTCAGTCGAAGAGCGGTGAGACAACAACCCTCGGTCGAGGTGGAAGCGATACATCTGCCACGGCGCTAGGTGCAGCCATTCAAGCAGAGTATGTTGATATTTTCACAGATGTTGAAGGGGTTATGACCGCAGACCCTCGAATTGTTGAAGATGCCCGTGCTCTTGAAACAATGTCTTACAATGAGATTTGTAATATGGCGTATCAAGGGGCAAAAGTGATACACCCGCGTGCAGTGGAAATTGCTATGCAAGCTAAAATTCCGATTCGTGTGCGTTCGACTTATTCTGAATCAGAAGGAACGCTCGTGAATTCAGGAATGTTAAGCCAAGGAATGGATATCCATGAGCGAATGATTACGGGAATTGCTCATGTTGCCAATGTTACGCAAATTAAAGTCTCTGCAAAAGAAGGGCAGTTCGATTTACAAGAAAATGTGTTTAAGTCGATGGCGAAAGCTGGGATTAGTGTTGATTTTATTAATATAAGTCCTAGCGGTGTCATGTACACGGTAATGGACGAAGCGGCTGATGATGCACTAGAAATTTTAACGAATTTAGGATATAAACCGCAGCTACAAAAAGGCTGTGCAAAAGTGTCGGCAGTAGGGGCTGGTATGACAGGAGTGCCTGGCGTAGCTGCTCGTATTGTTTCTGCGTTAAGCGGAGAAAATATTCAAATTCTCCAGTCCGCTGATTCACATACAACGATTTGGGTTCTTGTGAAAAATCAAGATATGAGTAAAGCAGTAAATGCGCTACACAAGATGTTTCAGCTAAACGAAGTCATCGCGTAA
- the asd gene encoding aspartate-semialdehyde dehydrogenase, whose product MTKQNYQVAVVGATGAVGQQMLKTLEERQFPISTLTLLSSKRSAGKSLSFQGKTYTVEEATPESFEGVDIALFSAGGSVSKALIPEAIKRGVVCVDNTSAFRMDEGVPLVVPEVNEDDLRNHKGVIANPNCSTIQMVVALEPIRQAYGLNKVVVSTYQAVSGAGLDAVEEMEEQTKAILAGETVEANVLPVSGDKKHYQIAFNAIPQIDVFQDNGFTYEEMKMINETKKIMHLPNLEIAATCVRLPIETGHSESIYFETEQAGATAADVKARLSDAAGVTLQDDPTNQVYPMVTTAVGKPDVFVGRVRQDLDRANGFHAWVVSDNLLKGAAWNSVQIAESLIKLNLLEKQA is encoded by the coding sequence ATGACAAAGCAAAACTATCAAGTAGCTGTAGTAGGCGCAACAGGCGCTGTTGGACAACAAATGTTAAAAACACTAGAAGAGCGACAATTCCCAATTTCGACATTAACGCTTTTGTCGTCAAAACGTTCTGCAGGGAAATCCCTTTCTTTTCAAGGGAAAACGTATACAGTGGAAGAAGCAACACCTGAGTCATTCGAAGGCGTAGACATTGCATTATTTTCTGCAGGTGGCTCAGTTTCTAAAGCGTTAATTCCAGAAGCGATTAAGCGTGGCGTCGTGTGTGTGGATAATACGAGTGCGTTTCGCATGGATGAAGGCGTTCCTCTCGTAGTGCCTGAAGTGAATGAAGACGATCTACGAAACCATAAAGGCGTCATTGCCAATCCTAACTGCTCAACGATTCAAATGGTCGTAGCGCTTGAGCCAATTCGCCAAGCATATGGGTTAAACAAGGTGGTTGTCTCTACGTATCAAGCTGTTTCAGGAGCTGGTCTTGATGCGGTTGAAGAGATGGAAGAACAAACAAAAGCGATTCTAGCAGGGGAAACGGTAGAAGCAAATGTGCTACCAGTATCAGGCGATAAAAAGCATTATCAAATTGCTTTTAATGCCATTCCACAAATTGACGTCTTCCAAGATAATGGGTTTACGTACGAAGAAATGAAAATGATCAACGAAACGAAGAAAATTATGCATTTACCAAACTTAGAAATAGCGGCTACGTGCGTGCGTTTGCCAATTGAGACTGGCCACTCTGAATCAATTTATTTTGAAACGGAGCAAGCAGGTGCGACGGCAGCAGACGTGAAAGCACGTTTAAGTGATGCGGCCGGCGTAACCCTTCAAGATGATCCGACCAATCAAGTATATCCGATGGTGACAACAGCTGTTGGCAAACCAGATGTATTTGTTGGGCGCGTACGCCAAGATTTAGATCGAGCGAACGGCTTTCACGCTTGGGTCGTTTCTGACAATCTATTAAAAGGTGCAGCATGGAATTCTGTTCAAATTGCAGAAAGTCTAATTAAATTGAACTTGTTAGAAAAGCAGGCATAA
- the dpaB gene encoding dipicolinate synthase subunit B, protein MLKGKHIGFGLTGSHCTYEAVYPQIEKLVQLGAKVSPFLTYTVEHTDTKFGDSDDWMTRLHSITPEPFVNSMVKAEPFGPKTPLDLMIIAPITGNSISKFANAMTDSPVLMGAKSTLRNGKPVLLGISTNDGLGLNGVNIMRLMATKNIFFIPYGQDDFKKKPNSLVADMNQLIPAAEAALTYTQLQPVLTTEG, encoded by the coding sequence ATGTTAAAAGGTAAACATATCGGCTTTGGTTTAACAGGCTCTCATTGTACGTATGAAGCCGTCTATCCACAAATTGAAAAGCTCGTACAGCTTGGTGCAAAAGTCTCACCATTTTTAACGTATACGGTGGAACACACTGATACGAAGTTTGGCGATAGTGACGACTGGATGACACGCTTGCACAGCATTACGCCAGAACCGTTTGTCAACTCGATGGTAAAAGCAGAACCATTTGGACCGAAAACACCTTTAGATTTAATGATTATCGCACCAATCACAGGCAATTCTATTTCGAAATTTGCCAATGCCATGACCGATTCTCCTGTATTGATGGGCGCGAAATCAACGTTACGAAACGGGAAGCCAGTCTTACTTGGAATTTCAACTAATGACGGACTCGGTTTGAATGGTGTCAACATTATGAGACTAATGGCGACAAAAAACATCTTTTTTATTCCTTATGGCCAAGATGATTTTAAAAAGAAACCAAATTCCCTTGTAGCAGATATGAATCAATTGATTCCAGCGGCAGAAGCGGCACTCACATACACTCAACTTCAGCCCGTTCTTACGACGGAAGGATAA
- the dpaA gene encoding dipicolinic acid synthetase subunit A: MLTGIHVVMIGGDARQIEIVRKLSTLDARVSLVGFEQIDVGFIGVSKQEMEDIDWKTVEAILLPVGGIGNDGFINSVFSSEKIKLETKHLKQTPDNCTIYTGITSSRLDKMSSQTKCQVVVLMNRNDVAIYNSIPTAEGAVMLVIQHTDSTIHQANIAVLGLGRIGMTIARTFKELGAHVSVGDRDSASLARAFELGLKPFHLDETKQALEQADVVINTIPAKVVTSSVLTEMKQHAFLLDLASKPGGIDHDYAEKRGLKSMLVPGLPGMVAPKTAGKILANVLSDLLLEQTRTQ; encoded by the coding sequence ATGCTAACGGGGATTCATGTTGTGATGATTGGTGGCGATGCAAGGCAGATTGAAATTGTACGTAAGTTATCAACACTAGATGCGAGGGTTTCACTCGTTGGTTTTGAACAAATAGATGTAGGATTTATCGGGGTTAGCAAACAAGAAATGGAAGATATTGATTGGAAAACAGTCGAAGCCATTTTGCTTCCGGTTGGAGGAATTGGCAACGATGGGTTTATTAACAGTGTGTTTTCATCAGAAAAAATAAAACTTGAAACGAAACATCTTAAACAAACACCGGATAACTGCACGATCTATACAGGTATTACATCAAGTCGCTTAGATAAAATGTCTAGTCAAACAAAGTGTCAAGTCGTTGTGTTAATGAATCGGAACGATGTGGCCATTTATAATTCCATTCCAACCGCAGAAGGGGCAGTTATGCTCGTTATTCAACATACAGACTCCACGATCCATCAGGCCAATATTGCTGTACTTGGACTCGGAAGAATTGGAATGACAATCGCTCGAACCTTTAAGGAGCTAGGTGCACATGTATCGGTCGGGGATCGAGATTCAGCTTCTTTAGCTCGTGCGTTTGAGCTTGGCTTAAAACCGTTTCATTTAGATGAAACCAAGCAAGCGTTAGAACAGGCTGACGTTGTAATTAATACGATTCCAGCAAAAGTAGTCACGTCAAGTGTGTTAACAGAAATGAAGCAACACGCCTTTTTACTCGATTTAGCTTCAAAACCAGGTGGAATTGACCACGATTATGCTGAGAAACGCGGTTTAAAATCCATGCTTGTTCCCGGGCTTCCCGGAATGGTTGCTCCGAAAACAGCAGGAAAAATACTTGCAAATGTGTTAAGTGATTTGCTGCTTGAACAAACACGGACCCAATAA
- a CDS encoding YlmC/YmxH family sporulation protein translates to MRLSEIANKEIIDFEKGERLGILGQTDVLLDEQSGDIHAFVVPVSKWYQFNRKDKEVTVYWQQIKKIGQDMIIIDTTNLT, encoded by the coding sequence GTGCGATTAAGCGAAATTGCAAACAAAGAAATTATTGATTTTGAAAAAGGGGAACGTCTCGGTATTCTCGGTCAAACGGACGTGTTACTTGACGAGCAATCTGGCGATATCCACGCTTTTGTCGTGCCAGTATCAAAGTGGTATCAATTCAACCGCAAAGACAAAGAAGTAACGGTTTACTGGCAACAGATTAAAAAAATTGGTCAAGATATGATTATTATTGACACAACGAATTTGACGTAG
- a CDS encoding pitrilysin family protein — protein sequence MINKKKLENGVRIMAEKNDTVRSVAIGIWVKTGSRNEGNAENGMSHFIEHMLFKGTKTRSPQDIAEAFDRIGGQVNAFTAKEYTCYYAKVLDEHAHIAVDVLQDMFFNSVFDEQEIEREKNVVLEEIRMVEDTPDDLVHELLSEASFGSSTLANPILGTEQTLASFTREQILAYMDKFYVGEHVVISVAGHYQEELLSQLEDIFSAVKAAKASYEPPEASFIPVQKYRQKETEQAHLCLAYPGLEVGSDQMFNLILLNNALGGSMSSRLFQEIREEQGLCYSVFSYHSAYEKIGSVTVYAGTQMNQLQQLSESMASIVEQVQADGLTKKELENGKEQLKGSIMLGLESTSSRMSRNGKNELLLKKHQSLDELLDRINDISLEEVNDLAATLFKDDPALSIVSVSDQMPETIFTK from the coding sequence GTGATTAATAAAAAAAAGCTAGAAAATGGTGTCCGCATCATGGCTGAAAAAAATGACACAGTTCGTTCTGTGGCCATTGGTATATGGGTGAAAACCGGTTCTCGTAACGAGGGTAACGCTGAAAACGGGATGTCGCATTTTATTGAACATATGCTGTTTAAAGGAACTAAAACAAGGTCTCCACAAGATATAGCGGAAGCATTCGATCGCATTGGTGGACAAGTGAATGCTTTTACCGCAAAAGAATATACCTGTTATTACGCAAAAGTATTAGACGAACATGCTCATATTGCTGTAGATGTTCTTCAAGACATGTTCTTTAACTCCGTGTTCGATGAACAAGAAATTGAACGAGAAAAAAATGTCGTCCTAGAAGAAATCCGTATGGTAGAAGATACCCCTGATGATCTTGTCCATGAATTGTTAAGTGAAGCATCATTTGGCTCATCTACGCTGGCTAATCCAATCTTAGGTACAGAACAGACGTTGGCATCGTTTACAAGAGAGCAAATTTTAGCGTATATGGACAAATTTTATGTTGGGGAACATGTGGTCATTTCGGTTGCAGGTCATTATCAAGAGGAATTACTGTCGCAATTAGAAGATATCTTTTCCGCGGTTAAGGCTGCAAAAGCTTCCTATGAGCCACCGGAAGCATCTTTTATTCCAGTTCAAAAATACCGTCAAAAAGAAACCGAACAAGCGCATCTTTGCTTAGCTTATCCAGGTCTTGAAGTAGGCTCAGACCAGATGTTTAACCTCATTCTTTTGAACAACGCATTAGGGGGAAGTATGTCGAGTCGACTATTTCAGGAAATTCGTGAAGAGCAAGGGCTCTGTTACTCCGTTTTTTCCTACCATTCGGCTTATGAAAAAATCGGCTCGGTAACCGTGTACGCAGGAACCCAGATGAACCAACTTCAACAGCTGTCCGAATCAATGGCCTCGATCGTAGAACAGGTTCAAGCGGACGGATTAACGAAAAAAGAGTTAGAGAATGGCAAAGAACAGCTTAAAGGAAGCATCATGCTTGGATTAGAAAGTACGAGTAGCCGAATGAGTCGAAACGGAAAGAATGAACTTCTCTTAAAAAAACACCAAAGTTTAGATGAACTCCTTGATCGAATTAACGATATTTCTTTAGAAGAAGTGAACGACTTAGCTGCAACGCTTTTCAAAGATGACCCTGCATTATCAATTGTTTCCGTAAGTGACCAGATGCCAGAGACAATCTTTACGAAATAG
- a CDS encoding polysaccharide deacetylase family protein: MKRKMVHMILCCTVVILALGAVQNPFATQYIETVKLNASMMVEAVEDPLYESIVDHANKVNIPAIDAKIDRVWKAMPGYNGLEVDVEKSYDKMKESGTFNQSMLIFKDTKPSIHLSDLDPAPIYRGVSEKPMTALLINVAWGNEYLPDMLSTLREHQVQATFFLDGSWVKKNPQMAIMIKEEGHEIGSHAYSHPQMSKLTEARIDEELSKTTDVIEATLDETPIWFAPPSGDYNQLVIERVHAHDMQTIMWTVDTIDWKNPEVNSMISRVVPKMEAGSMLLMHPTESSAKGLDAMITGIKEKNLMLGTVSELMNETRLPRNMEVDINGGPSSD; this comes from the coding sequence ATGAAGCGTAAGATGGTTCATATGATCCTGTGCTGTACAGTTGTGATACTCGCTTTAGGTGCTGTTCAAAATCCATTTGCAACACAATATATTGAAACAGTGAAGCTAAACGCCTCGATGATGGTTGAAGCCGTTGAAGATCCGCTGTACGAGTCTATTGTAGATCATGCGAATAAAGTGAATATTCCTGCAATAGATGCGAAAATTGATCGTGTCTGGAAGGCAATGCCCGGTTACAACGGACTAGAGGTTGACGTTGAAAAATCCTATGATAAGATGAAAGAATCTGGCACATTTAACCAGTCCATGTTGATTTTTAAAGATACAAAACCGAGCATTCATTTAAGTGATTTAGACCCTGCTCCAATCTATCGAGGCGTGTCCGAAAAACCGATGACCGCCTTGTTGATCAATGTCGCATGGGGCAATGAATATTTACCTGATATGCTTAGCACATTGCGCGAGCATCAAGTGCAAGCAACCTTTTTTTTAGATGGTTCTTGGGTGAAGAAAAATCCTCAAATGGCGATTATGATTAAAGAAGAAGGGCACGAAATTGGGAGCCATGCTTATTCACATCCACAAATGAGCAAGTTAACAGAAGCGAGAATAGATGAAGAACTCTCAAAAACAACCGACGTTATTGAAGCAACTCTTGATGAAACACCGATCTGGTTCGCCCCGCCAAGTGGTGACTATAATCAGCTTGTCATTGAGCGTGTTCATGCACATGATATGCAAACAATCATGTGGACAGTTGATACAATTGATTGGAAGAACCCTGAAGTCAATTCGATGATTTCACGGGTTGTCCCTAAAATGGAAGCGGGGTCGATGTTACTCATGCACCCAACAGAATCATCAGCAAAAGGGCTAGATGCGATGATTACAGGGATTAAAGAGAAGAATTTAATGTTAGGTACGGTTTCAGAACTTATGAATGAAACGAGGTTACCAAGAAACATGGAAGTAGACATCAATGGGGGTCCAAGTAGTGATTAA
- the pnp gene encoding polyribonucleotide nucleotidyltransferase, whose translation MEQERHEFTINWAGRTFTVEVGQLAKQANGAVLVRYGESAVLSTATASKEPKDLPFFPLTVNYEERLYAAGKIPGGFIKREGRPSEQAILTSRLIDRPIRPLFPDGFRNEVQVISIVMSSDQNASSEMAAMIGSSLALSVSDIPFDGPIAGVTVGRVDGEFIMNPTPAQLAESDIELTVAGTKEAINMVEAGAKEVPEEVMLEAILAGHENIKEMIAFQEKIIEACGKEKREIKLKTFDADLENTLRGSVEEQMKEAVRVEEKHARQDAIDTVIKAQVERYEEDETVEVSEVKAILQMFVKEEVRRLITVDKVRPDGRGVDEIRPLDSQIHMLPRTHGSGLFTRGQTQALSICTLGALGDVQILDGLGIEETKRFMHHYNFPQFSVGETGPIRAPGRREIGHGALGERALEQVIPSEQEFPYTIRLVSEVLESNGSTSQASICASTLAMMDAGVPIKAPVAGIAMGLVKQGEHMTVLTDIQGMEDALGDMDFKVAGTATGITALQMDIKISGINRQVLEQALEQAKQGRMKILDNMLTAIHEPRTELSEYAPKILTLAINPDKIRDVIGPSGKVINKIIEETNVKIDIEQDGTVYISSLDATMNAKAKQIIEDLVREVEVGKTYTGKVKRIEKFGAFLEIFKGKDGLLHISQISEERVNKVEDVLKLGDDLEVRVTEVDNQGRVNLSRKVLLKEQREKEEQAKQSEEETPSEQEQ comes from the coding sequence ATGGAACAAGAGCGTCACGAGTTTACAATCAACTGGGCGGGCCGCACGTTTACCGTTGAAGTTGGTCAACTCGCAAAACAAGCAAATGGTGCAGTTCTTGTCCGTTATGGTGAGTCTGCAGTTCTATCGACAGCTACTGCTTCGAAAGAGCCGAAAGATCTACCATTCTTTCCACTAACGGTCAATTATGAAGAGCGATTATACGCAGCAGGAAAAATTCCTGGAGGATTTATTAAACGAGAAGGGCGTCCAAGTGAGCAAGCGATTTTGACAAGTCGTTTGATTGACCGTCCCATTCGCCCACTTTTCCCTGATGGATTCCGTAATGAAGTACAAGTGATTAGCATTGTCATGAGTTCGGATCAAAATGCATCGTCGGAAATGGCTGCAATGATCGGTTCATCACTAGCATTATCAGTATCGGATATTCCGTTTGACGGACCGATTGCAGGTGTAACGGTTGGTCGTGTTGACGGTGAGTTCATTATGAACCCAACGCCTGCACAACTAGCAGAAAGTGATATTGAATTAACGGTTGCTGGAACAAAAGAAGCGATTAACATGGTTGAAGCAGGTGCAAAAGAAGTACCTGAAGAAGTAATGTTAGAAGCGATTCTAGCTGGTCATGAAAATATTAAAGAAATGATTGCCTTCCAAGAAAAAATTATTGAAGCGTGTGGAAAAGAAAAGAGAGAAATTAAACTAAAAACGTTTGATGCTGATCTTGAAAATACGCTAAGAGGTTCTGTAGAAGAGCAAATGAAAGAAGCCGTTCGAGTAGAGGAAAAACATGCTCGCCAAGACGCAATTGATACCGTAATTAAAGCGCAAGTGGAACGCTATGAAGAAGACGAAACAGTCGAAGTAAGCGAAGTTAAAGCGATCTTACAAATGTTCGTCAAGGAAGAAGTTCGTCGTCTGATTACGGTTGATAAAGTACGCCCTGATGGCCGTGGTGTAGATGAAATTCGTCCGCTTGATTCACAGATTCACATGTTACCTAGAACCCATGGATCAGGCTTGTTCACACGTGGACAAACCCAAGCGTTAAGCATTTGTACATTAGGTGCACTAGGCGATGTTCAAATCTTGGACGGTTTAGGGATTGAAGAAACAAAACGCTTCATGCATCACTATAATTTCCCGCAGTTTAGCGTTGGAGAAACAGGTCCAATCCGCGCACCAGGACGTCGAGAAATTGGTCATGGTGCATTAGGAGAACGCGCACTTGAGCAAGTGATTCCTTCAGAGCAAGAGTTTCCTTATACGATTCGTCTCGTATCTGAAGTACTAGAATCAAATGGCTCTACATCTCAAGCAAGCATATGTGCGAGCACCCTTGCGATGATGGATGCTGGTGTTCCAATAAAAGCGCCAGTAGCCGGTATTGCGATGGGCCTTGTTAAACAAGGTGAGCATATGACTGTCTTAACCGACATTCAAGGGATGGAAGATGCTCTTGGTGATATGGACTTTAAAGTTGCAGGTACAGCAACGGGAATTACAGCCTTACAAATGGACATTAAGATTTCGGGTATTAACCGTCAAGTGTTGGAACAAGCGCTTGAGCAAGCAAAACAAGGGCGGATGAAAATTCTTGATAATATGCTTACGGCCATTCATGAGCCTCGCACAGAGCTTTCTGAATATGCACCTAAAATCTTAACACTAGCGATTAATCCAGATAAAATCCGTGATGTAATCGGTCCAAGTGGAAAAGTCATTAATAAGATCATCGAAGAAACCAATGTTAAAATTGACATTGAACAAGATGGTACAGTGTACATTTCTTCACTTGATGCCACAATGAATGCGAAAGCGAAGCAAATTATTGAAGACCTTGTACGCGAAGTTGAGGTAGGCAAAACGTACACAGGGAAAGTAAAACGAATTGAAAAGTTTGGAGCATTCCTTGAAATCTTTAAAGGAAAAGACGGGTTGCTTCATATCTCGCAAATTTCCGAAGAACGGGTAAACAAAGTAGAGGACGTTCTTAAACTAGGTGACGACCTTGAAGTACGTGTTACTGAAGTGGATAATCAAGGGCGCGTAAACCTTTCACGCAAAGTGTTACTAAAAGAACAGCGTGAAAAAGAAGAACAAGCCAAGCAAAGCGAAGAAGAAACCCCATCTGAACAAGAGCAATAA
- the rpsO gene encoding 30S ribosomal protein S15, with translation MALTQERKNELISEFKTHDTDTGSPEVQVAILTEQINSLNDHLRTHKKDHHSRRGLLKMVGQRRNLLTYLRNKDVTRYRNLVDKLGLRR, from the coding sequence ATGGCTTTAACACAAGAGCGTAAAAATGAACTAATTTCAGAATTTAAAACACATGATACGGACACTGGTTCTCCAGAGGTTCAAGTTGCAATTCTTACTGAGCAAATTAATTCATTAAACGATCATTTACGTACACACAAAAAAGATCACCACTCACGTCGCGGTCTTTTGAAAATGGTTGGACAACGCCGTAATTTGTTAACTTACTTGCGTAATAAAGATGTTACGCGTTACCGTAACTTAGTTGACAAGCTTGGCTTACGTCGATAA
- a CDS encoding bifunctional riboflavin kinase/FAD synthetase — MKLVMIDLDHTDKQDWMKEAARSVMAIGYFDGVHKGHQTVIQHAIDEANKRGVESAVMTFFPHPKEVLGNPEKPMRYLTPFETKIDRMKALGVDRIYAVRFTPSFSKLTPEQFVDDFIVSLQVEHVVAGFDFTYGVKGAGTMGQLGTYAKDRFTYTIIEKVTDEEEKISSTRIREELEQGDVQKASALLGYAYKVKGEVVHGDARGRLLGFPTANVATSERFHIPKTGVYVVAFYVQGKKWTGMANVGYKPTFVDNLPEPSVEVNLFHFSDDIYGEMVEVEFLEWIRAEQKFNGIDEIKAQLGRDRETSLQWLEKHAQ, encoded by the coding sequence TTGAAGCTAGTAATGATTGATCTCGATCATACAGACAAACAGGATTGGATGAAAGAAGCCGCTCGCTCTGTAATGGCCATTGGCTATTTCGACGGTGTGCATAAAGGCCATCAAACTGTGATTCAACACGCCATTGATGAAGCGAATAAAAGAGGTGTGGAGAGTGCGGTCATGACGTTCTTTCCCCATCCAAAAGAAGTGCTTGGAAATCCGGAGAAACCAATGCGGTATTTAACGCCATTCGAAACAAAGATTGACAGAATGAAAGCACTAGGTGTAGATCGAATTTATGCCGTTCGTTTCACGCCGTCGTTTTCAAAATTAACACCAGAACAATTTGTAGATGATTTTATCGTTTCACTACAAGTGGAACACGTCGTGGCTGGGTTTGATTTTACATATGGTGTAAAAGGTGCGGGTACGATGGGTCAGCTTGGAACCTATGCAAAAGATCGTTTTACGTATACGATTATCGAAAAAGTGACCGATGAAGAGGAGAAAATATCCTCCACTCGAATTCGCGAAGAACTCGAACAAGGAGACGTGCAAAAAGCATCCGCTTTGCTTGGATACGCGTATAAAGTGAAAGGAGAAGTCGTACATGGAGATGCTCGGGGACGCTTATTAGGGTTTCCGACTGCCAATGTAGCAACTTCTGAACGGTTTCATATTCCAAAAACAGGTGTATACGTTGTTGCGTTTTACGTACAAGGAAAGAAATGGACTGGAATGGCGAATGTCGGCTATAAACCAACATTTGTGGACAACTTACCCGAACCAAGTGTCGAAGTGAATCTCTTTCATTTTTCAGACGATATTTACGGAGAAATGGTAGAAGTGGAGTTTCTAGAATGGATTCGTGCCGAACAAAAATTTAATGGCATCGATGAAATTAAAGCACAACTTGGACGCGATCGAGAAACAAGCCTCCAATGGCTTGAAAAGCATGCGCAGTAA
- the truB gene encoding tRNA pseudouridine(55) synthase TruB: MNAGILALYKPRGMTSHDCVNRIRRLFKTKKVGHTGTLDPEVDGVLPICIGRATKVAEYMSDFDKTYIGEVMIGSSTTTEDAHGEVVETQAVSDTISQVELKAVMNEFSGSIQQTPPYYSAVKVNGKRLYEYARKGIEVERPTRNVTIHELTLTNVEEASNGQQSFSITVRCSKGTYIRTLAVDIGARLGYPAHMSSLTRIASGSFEDHHTVTFEALEEMTVEERYDKLYALEHALSHFPRKFADSELEERIKNGAVINNEDQSFGAERFLFYNEKGECLALYQPHPKKEGWIKPEKLFTQAAGL, translated from the coding sequence TAAAACAAAAAAAGTTGGTCACACAGGAACCTTAGACCCTGAAGTGGATGGCGTATTACCAATTTGTATTGGGCGAGCAACAAAAGTAGCGGAGTATATGTCCGATTTTGATAAAACATACATAGGCGAAGTGATGATTGGCTCTTCAACAACTACAGAAGATGCCCACGGAGAGGTAGTGGAGACTCAAGCGGTATCCGACACGATTTCACAAGTTGAGTTGAAAGCAGTGATGAACGAATTTAGCGGGTCTATTCAACAAACACCGCCGTATTATTCAGCTGTCAAAGTAAATGGTAAAAGACTTTATGAATATGCACGAAAAGGCATTGAAGTGGAGCGCCCAACTCGAAACGTGACGATCCACGAATTAACGTTGACGAATGTGGAAGAGGCTTCTAATGGGCAACAATCATTTTCAATTACTGTTCGATGTAGTAAAGGGACGTATATTCGAACATTGGCAGTCGACATCGGCGCACGTCTTGGCTATCCAGCACATATGTCGTCACTTACGAGAATTGCATCAGGTTCCTTTGAAGATCATCATACGGTGACATTTGAAGCGTTGGAAGAAATGACGGTAGAAGAACGCTATGACAAGCTTTATGCACTTGAACATGCATTAAGTCATTTTCCTCGAAAATTTGCAGATTCAGAGCTTGAAGAACGGATTAAAAATGGTGCCGTGATAAACAATGAAGATCAAAGTTTTGGAGCGGAGCGCTTTTTATTTTATAATGAAAAGGGAGAGTGTCTTGCTTTATATCAACCTCACCCTAAAAAGGAAGGCTGGATTAAACCAGAAAAGCTTTTCACTCAGGCAGCAGGACTTTAG